A window of the Lepus europaeus isolate LE1 chromosome 5, mLepTim1.pri, whole genome shotgun sequence genome harbors these coding sequences:
- the FAAP20 gene encoding Fanconi anemia core complex-associated protein 20 isoform X2 has product MEAAKRPRLRLSRRRPAAEGGGRPWFLAGGECELWATLLRTEPGRGPQPADPGEAFSVGPQTFSWTPFPQPARGSRCSYRLLRGAAAPASEWPGTPGRPDVRRPPALRSCPMCQREFGPGLAQLDIDSHLAQCLAESTEDVVW; this is encoded by the exons ATGGAGGCGGCCAAGAGGCCGCGGTTGCGGTTGAGCCGCCGGAGGCCGGCCGCGGAGGGCGG CGGCCGCCCCTGGTTCCTGGCCGGCGGCGAGTGCGAGCTGTGGGCCACGCTGCTGCGCACG GAGCCGGGACGCGGCCCGCAGCCCGCGGACCCCGGCGAGGCCTTCTCCGTCGGACCCCAGACCTTCAGCTGGACGCCGTTCCCGCAGCCCGCGAGGGGCTCGCGCTGCTCCTACCGTCTGCTCCGCGGGGCGGCAGCCCCCGCCTCCGAGTGGCCCGGGACCCCCGGCCGGCCGGACGTGAGGAGGCCGCCGGCCCTGCGGAGCTGCCCGATGTGCCAGAGGGAGTTTGGCCCCGG GCTGGCGCAGCTGGACATTGACAGCCACCTTGCCCAGTGCCTGGCGGAGAGCACGGAAGACGTGGTGTGGTGA
- the FAAP20 gene encoding Fanconi anemia core complex-associated protein 20 isoform X1 has protein sequence MEAAKRPRLRLSRRRPAAEGGGRPWFLAGGECELWATLLRTVSADLRPDGELPPLPAFPGQEPGRGPQPADPGEAFSVGPQTFSWTPFPQPARGSRCSYRLLRGAAAPASEWPGTPGRPDVRRPPALRSCPMCQREFGPGLAQLDIDSHLAQCLAESTEDVVW, from the exons ATGGAGGCGGCCAAGAGGCCGCGGTTGCGGTTGAGCCGCCGGAGGCCGGCCGCGGAGGGCGG CGGCCGCCCCTGGTTCCTGGCCGGCGGCGAGTGCGAGCTGTGGGCCACGCTGCTGCGCACGGTGAGCGCGGACCTGCGCCCGGACGGCGAGCTGCCGCCGCTGCCCGCCTTCCCCGGCCAG GAGCCGGGACGCGGCCCGCAGCCCGCGGACCCCGGCGAGGCCTTCTCCGTCGGACCCCAGACCTTCAGCTGGACGCCGTTCCCGCAGCCCGCGAGGGGCTCGCGCTGCTCCTACCGTCTGCTCCGCGGGGCGGCAGCCCCCGCCTCCGAGTGGCCCGGGACCCCCGGCCGGCCGGACGTGAGGAGGCCGCCGGCCCTGCGGAGCTGCCCGATGTGCCAGAGGGAGTTTGGCCCCGG GCTGGCGCAGCTGGACATTGACAGCCACCTTGCCCAGTGCCTGGCGGAGAGCACGGAAGACGTGGTGTGGTGA